The Odocoileus virginianus isolate 20LAN1187 ecotype Illinois chromosome 27, Ovbor_1.2, whole genome shotgun sequence genome has a window encoding:
- the PRSS16 gene encoding thymus-specific serine protease, whose amino-acid sequence MAIGPVPWLGPLLLVSLWASSTPASLLRRLGEHILRFQESSALGLGLGPDSVTLPKEGWLEQPLDPFNASDRRSFLQRYWVNDQHWTSQDGPVFLHLGGEGSLGPGSVMRGHPANLAPIWGALVISLEHRFYGLSIPAEGLDMAQLRFLSSRHALADVASARLTLSRLFNVSSTSPWICFGGSYAGSLAAWARLKFPHLFFASIASSAPVRAILDFSKYNDVVSRSLKNTAIGGSLECRAAASAAFAEVERRLHASGAARAALRADLAACGSLERAEDQAELLGALQALVGGAVQYDGQAGAPLSVRLLCRLLLENRGNCSGSAPYRGLRRAVQVVTHSLGQKCLSISRAETVAQLRVTELQVPSVGDRSPSNSVDTCSVLGFEGITSGRCYWEVEIRDGDQSEWALGVCREGVNRKGWYIESPEKGFWVVGRFERGYCACTAKQTLLSFMQAPHPRLRMGVFLDYQEGDVSFYNMADGSHIFSFPQASFSGTLFPYFMINSGDVSLTVCSKVGGSEGLPAALSNPSLEEPVSLPGAGFSSGSGAEGPPGAECPLLPCNPEAVSP is encoded by the exons ATGGCCATCGGGCCTGTGCCATGGCTGGGCCCTCTGCTCCTGGTTTCCCTCTGGGCATCCTCAACTCCAG CTTCCCTCCTTCGGCGCCTTGGTGAGCACATCCTGAGGTTTCAGGAGAGCTcagccctgggcctggggctgggcccaGATTCTGTGACCCTCCCAAAAGAGGGGTGGTTGGAGCAGCCACTGGACCCTTTCAATGCCTCTGACAGACGCTCCTTCCTGCAG CGGTACTGGGTAAATGACCAACATTGGACCAGCCAGGATGGACCTGTATTCCTGCATCTGGGCGGTGAAGGCAGCCTTGGACCTGGCTCAGTGATGAGAG GGCACCCTGCAAATCTGGCCCCAATCTGGGGGGCCCTGGTGATAAGTCTGGAACATCGATTTTATGGCCTGAGTATACCTGCTGAGGGGCTGGACATGGCCCAGCTCCGCTTCTTGTCCAGCCGCCATGC GCTGGCGGATGTGGCCTCTGCCCGCCTCACACTCTCCCGCCTCTTCAACGTCTCCTCCACCAGCCCCTGGATCTGCTTCGGAGGCTCCTATGCTGGctccctggctgcctgggcccgGCTGAAG tttccccatctcttttttGCCTCCATCGCCTCTTCCGCTCCGGTGCGGGCCATATTGGATTTCTCCAAGTATAATGAC GTGGTGTCTAGAAGCCTAAAGAACACTGCGATTGGCGGATCCCTGGAG TGCCGGGCGGCGGCGTCTGCAGCCTTTGCGGAGGTGGAGCGGCGGCTGCACGCTAGCGGGGCGGCTCGGGCAGCGCTGCGCGCGGACCTGGCAGCGTGCGGGTCCCTGGAGCGCGCTGAGGACCAGGCAGAGCTCTTGGGGGCGCTGCAGGCACTCGTGGGAGGTGCGGTGCAGTACGATGGGCAAGCTGGAGCGCCGCTGAGTGTGCGACTGCTCTGCAGACTCCTCCTCGAGAATCGGGGCAACTGCAGCGGCTCTGCACCCTACCGCGGGCTTCGTCGGGCAGTGCAG GTTGTCACACACAGCCTGGGTCAGAAGTGTTTAAGCATTTCTCGAGCGGAGACAGTGGCACAGCTGAGGGTCACAGAACTCCAAGTACCCAGTGTGGGTGACCG GTCTCCTTCTAACTCTGTAGATACCTGCAGTGTACTGGGCTTTGAGGGCATCACATCAGGGCGCTGTTACTGGGAGGTGGAGATCAGGGATGGAGACCAAAGCGAGTGGGCCCTGGGGGTCTGTAGGGAAGGTGTGAACAGGAAAGGCTGGTACATAGAGTCCCCAGAAAAGGGGTTCTGGGTTGTGGGGAGATTTGAAAGAGGATATTGTGCCTGTACTGCAAAGCAGACTCTGCTATCCTTCATGCAggctccccaccccaggcttAGGATGGGGGTGTTTCTGGATTACCAGGAAGGGGATGTCTCCTTCTACAACATGGCTGATGGCTCCcacattttctccttccctcaggCTTCCTTCTCTGGGACCCTCTTTCCATACTTCATGATTAATTCAGGAGACGTGTCCCTGACCGTCTGCTCCAAGGTGGGAGGGTCTGAGGGGCTCCCTGCTGCCCTTAGCAATCCTTCTCTGGAGGAGCCTGTGAGCCTCCCAGGGGCGGGGTTCAGCTCAGGCTCTGGTGCTGAAGGTCCTCCAGGGGCCGAGTGTCCCCTGCTCCCCTGCAACCCCGAGGCTGTGTCCCCCTAG